Proteins encoded by one window of Chryseobacterium aquaeductus:
- a CDS encoding beta strand repeat-containing protein, protein MNDGTASAIAQSSTTMINGVSYYVFAVPPGQVGNMQFFTFTGTQASPGGVTGESLWLRSDADTSTTVDGTNLSSWLDQSGNGNHAAQATGINQPLYRSANTGLLNFNPSIYFDGNTTSDANRDWLDITSPSNNLNTANSNYNIFASYSTQSIGQDIVCYISDGTGVKYDGYGDANTGGVLEFHLGTNTSNPDAFLQDRTAVGNTSISAYTHSIGIPFIQRGVYLNASVRVSVNGSAETSTATTRVNKTASNYRIGGHTDTTTGTFGRFFYGNLTDVIIYKSDLSAANKNRVESYLAIKNGVTLNQTTAQNYTASDGTTIFWDGTTNATYRNNIAGIARDDLSALNQKQAASQNSGIQPVVALGNIFDTNANNTNTFSGDLSALVWGSDTGSTNFATPFAFGSLNSRMTRFWKVQETGTVGTVKVALLKSQMPLNLTHHTLLVSSNDTFDGADTRTAMTLETIGGVEYYTATVLDFNSGDFFSFAALVTAPGGVITNLQRWYKGDAGVTTATGVSAWQDQAGGFTVDQGTAANQPTYNTASSLLNFNPSISFDGTNDVLTSATAGVISGSGATTYHFITTVDGTGIGKNVLNTGVVDTNDFSLRGTNGPTGHLAKVVAGNNSNLASIANAYTLNQASLTRAGYSGSANYISSEGGSETTSSAYTANVNNANIRIGSKLDGTFYWNGKIGEIITYNGKQSAADYIKVESYLAVKYGITKAGNYQNSSATVTWNSGGGYDNNIAGIAKDDASALNQKQSQSVNVATSQVVIALGTVAADNISNANTFSTDNQFFVWGDDNGSLTNILSTGNPTFSYRFTRIWKTQNTGSFAQGITVYYPVSVFGNAPSTTVSLLYGTSTTSLSNGTATAIAQTSTTTINGTSYYVFTVPSGQVSNMQFFTFTGTQTSPGGVSNNLALWLRADAGTNTTTDGASVTSWNDQSIWGRHAGNANLVNYRSGSNIKAINFNSVVDFDNADSRIYNITGGLMSTTTSLSQFFLIADVPTTGFSTQKYFGGFSSSFSSGGTFFNEAPSFRPTISAHLTSGASTSSLTFNPSLLGTKAMMGLVLNPPANTIALRQNGIQSASLPTGTSRVGNDGYILGNDNFDGWGDNPSPEAPIGEVIAYETNLSGTDLAKVESYLAIKYGMTLGTNAAAVSYLNSAGTSIWTGSTNYQNNIAGIGLDELSALNQKVSKSVNNGSVLTIATNADFTLSNDDPSRTAISNNLSALVIGDDNGSASTVVNTGLAPSFNTRLVRKWAIKNTNYTQNASLQFSGLPAGYSWNLVWDADGDFSSGAVNIGALNGSGQGTFTAAQLSTGYLSIMASAVCYKPAATIGTTLDSKYGITALGRAGSDHPDNWPMVRKGAWMVLEAKTKGLVINRLTTAQIAAIPAANLVEGMMIYDTTGNCLKVYTSTDGGSTFSWQCFSTQTCPD, encoded by the coding sequence TTGAACGATGGTACGGCTTCTGCCATAGCCCAATCAAGTACGACGATGATCAATGGCGTAAGTTACTATGTGTTTGCTGTGCCACCGGGACAGGTTGGCAATATGCAGTTTTTTACATTTACAGGAACACAAGCTTCACCGGGTGGGGTAACAGGAGAATCATTATGGTTAAGGTCAGATGCGGATACTTCAACTACTGTTGATGGCACTAATTTGTCTTCATGGTTAGACCAGTCAGGGAATGGAAATCATGCGGCACAGGCTACTGGGATAAACCAACCTTTATATCGTTCGGCAAATACAGGGCTTTTAAATTTTAACCCATCCATCTATTTTGATGGAAATACAACCAGTGATGCCAACCGTGACTGGTTGGATATTACTTCTCCGTCGAATAATTTGAATACCGCTAACTCCAATTACAATATTTTTGCGTCATATAGTACACAAAGCATAGGGCAGGACATAGTTTGTTACATAAGCGATGGTACAGGTGTCAAATATGATGGTTATGGTGATGCGAATACAGGGGGAGTATTAGAATTTCACTTGGGTACCAATACCAGCAATCCGGATGCATTTTTGCAGGACAGGACAGCCGTAGGGAATACTTCAATTTCTGCATACACTCATTCTATAGGTATTCCATTCATTCAAAGAGGGGTGTATTTAAATGCCAGTGTGCGTGTATCTGTTAACGGCTCTGCAGAAACATCTACAGCTACCACACGGGTTAATAAGACTGCATCCAACTACCGGATCGGAGGTCATACCGATACTACCACCGGCACGTTTGGACGGTTTTTCTATGGAAATCTTACAGATGTTATAATATATAAGTCCGATTTGTCTGCTGCGAATAAGAATAGGGTGGAATCCTATCTGGCCATCAAAAATGGTGTGACATTAAATCAGACAACGGCTCAAAATTACACAGCATCCGATGGTACAACTATTTTTTGGGATGGTACTACCAATGCAACGTACAGAAACAACATCGCAGGAATAGCGAGAGATGATCTATCCGCATTAAATCAGAAACAAGCTGCTTCTCAAAATTCAGGCATCCAGCCAGTCGTGGCTCTTGGAAATATTTTTGATACCAACGCCAACAATACCAACACCTTTAGTGGAGATTTATCGGCATTAGTATGGGGGTCAGATACAGGAAGTACCAACTTTGCAACACCTTTTGCTTTCGGAAGTTTAAACAGTAGAATGACACGATTTTGGAAAGTACAGGAAACAGGCACGGTAGGTACGGTAAAAGTAGCCTTATTGAAGAGTCAAATGCCTTTAAATTTAACTCATCATACCTTACTTGTAAGTTCAAATGATACTTTTGATGGAGCCGATACAAGAACCGCGATGACGTTAGAGACTATAGGCGGAGTAGAATATTACACTGCTACAGTATTAGATTTTAATTCAGGTGATTTCTTTAGTTTTGCAGCACTTGTAACAGCACCAGGAGGAGTAATAACGAACCTGCAAAGGTGGTACAAAGGAGATGCAGGGGTTACTACTGCAACAGGAGTTTCTGCTTGGCAAGATCAAGCGGGTGGCTTCACGGTTGATCAAGGTACAGCAGCCAATCAGCCTACCTATAATACTGCAAGCAGTCTTTTAAATTTTAATCCATCTATTAGTTTTGACGGAACGAATGATGTACTAACAAGTGCTACAGCTGGTGTCATATCTGGTTCAGGTGCCACTACTTATCATTTTATTACTACTGTAGATGGAACTGGAATTGGTAAGAATGTATTAAACACAGGGGTGGTGGATACGAATGATTTTAGCTTAAGAGGTACAAACGGTCCAACTGGTCATCTAGCCAAGGTCGTAGCTGGCAATAACAGTAACCTGGCTTCAATTGCTAATGCTTATACCTTAAACCAAGCTAGTCTTACTCGCGCTGGATATAGTGGCTCAGCTAATTATATTTCATCAGAAGGTGGCTCAGAGACTACTTCATCTGCTTACACTGCCAATGTTAATAATGCTAACATTCGTATTGGTAGTAAACTTGACGGAACTTTCTATTGGAATGGAAAAATTGGAGAGATCATTACATACAATGGGAAACAATCTGCCGCAGATTATATTAAGGTAGAATCTTATTTAGCTGTAAAATATGGAATCACAAAAGCAGGAAACTATCAAAACTCTTCGGCTACAGTAACATGGAATTCTGGTGGAGGATATGACAATAACATTGCAGGAATAGCAAAAGATGATGCATCAGCCTTAAATCAGAAACAATCTCAAAGTGTAAACGTTGCTACATCACAAGTGGTAATAGCATTAGGTACTGTAGCTGCAGATAATATTTCTAATGCTAATACATTTAGCACAGACAATCAATTCTTTGTTTGGGGTGATGATAATGGTTCATTAACGAACATATTAAGTACAGGTAATCCAACATTTTCCTATCGTTTTACAAGAATATGGAAAACTCAGAATACAGGAAGTTTTGCACAAGGCATTACAGTCTATTATCCAGTAAGTGTATTTGGAAATGCTCCGTCAACTACAGTAAGTTTATTGTATGGAACGTCTACCACATCGTTAAGTAATGGTACAGCTACAGCTATAGCACAAACGAGTACGACTACAATAAATGGAACGAGTTATTATGTATTCACAGTACCATCAGGACAGGTGTCTAATATGCAGTTTTTTACATTTACAGGAACACAAACTTCACCAGGAGGGGTAAGTAATAATCTAGCTTTATGGTTGCGTGCTGACGCTGGTACAAATACCACGACTGATGGAGCATCTGTTACCTCATGGAATGATCAAAGTATATGGGGACGACATGCTGGAAATGCCAATCTAGTAAATTACCGTTCAGGATCAAATATCAAAGCAATCAATTTTAACTCTGTGGTTGATTTTGACAATGCAGATTCCCGCATCTATAATATCACGGGCGGATTAATGAGTACCACAACTTCTCTTAGCCAGTTCTTTTTAATTGCGGATGTGCCAACCACAGGCTTTAGCACTCAAAAATATTTTGGAGGATTTTCTTCATCTTTTTCGTCTGGTGGTACTTTTTTCAATGAAGCGCCTTCTTTCAGACCAACAATCTCCGCACATCTTACTTCGGGTGCGAGTACCTCATCTCTTACTTTTAACCCATCGCTACTTGGTACAAAAGCAATGATGGGCCTAGTATTGAACCCCCCTGCTAATACAATAGCTCTGCGTCAGAATGGTATTCAATCTGCGTCTTTGCCAACAGGAACGAGTCGTGTAGGAAATGATGGTTATATTTTGGGGAATGACAATTTTGACGGTTGGGGAGATAATCCGTCGCCTGAGGCTCCTATCGGAGAGGTAATTGCCTATGAGACTAATCTCAGCGGAACTGACCTTGCCAAAGTAGAAAGTTATTTGGCGATTAAATACGGTATGACACTCGGTACTAATGCTGCTGCAGTTAGCTATCTCAACAGTGCCGGAACAAGTATCTGGACGGGTTCTACAAACTACCAAAATAATATAGCAGGTATAGGTCTGGATGAATTGTCTGCACTCAACCAAAAAGTATCAAAATCTGTTAATAATGGCAGTGTGCTTACTATTGCTACCAATGCAGATTTTACGTTATCTAATGATGACCCTAGCAGAACAGCAATTAGTAATAATCTAAGTGCATTGGTAATAGGAGATGACAATGGTTCTGCTTCAACTGTTGTAAATACAGGACTAGCTCCTTCCTTTAATACTAGATTAGTCCGCAAATGGGCTATAAAAAATACTAATTATACTCAGAATGCAAGTCTTCAGTTCTCTGGTCTTCCTGCGGGATATAGCTGGAATCTAGTATGGGATGCAGATGGTGATTTCTCATCCGGAGCTGTAAACATTGGGGCATTAAATGGAAGCGGACAAGGCACATTTACTGCGGCTCAACTGTCAACGGGTTATCTATCCATAATGGCATCTGCTGTATGCTACAAACCTGCGGCTACTATAGGCACCACCTTAGATTCTAAATACGGTATTACCGCACTGGGCAGAGCAGGAAGTGATCATCCGGATAATTGGCCAATGGTACGGAAAGGCGCTTGGATGGTATTGGAAGCTAAAACCAAAGGATTGGTGATCAATAGATTGACAACAGCGCAGATTGCGGCAATTCCCGCTGCGAATCTTGTAGAAGGAATGATGATTTATGACACTACAGGCAATTGTCTGAAGGTCTACACCAGTACCGATGGTGGCAGCACCTTCAGCTGGCAGTGCTTCAGCACACAAACCTGTCCTGATTAA
- a CDS encoding DNA-binding domain-containing protein: MPNILHKIKAYLYDNVLTKDNPNDFIARTVSERSLSVQDICNSAAARGGADVSAAAMAHAAELFLKEMAYQLCDGYSVNTGYFLASTTIRGVFDSPAETFNPDKHSILFQFNQGEKLRAEIPGIEVNILGVADSTGAVLQVTDVKTGSVNDLLTPGRNLRIAGSKIKIAGEKTGNGIFFINTTTQNSTAVDPSDIVINNPSELMIIIPASLSSGTYSLEVVTQFSGSSNTLKESRTLRLDKDLVVL, encoded by the coding sequence ATGCCCAACATTCTTCACAAAATCAAAGCCTATCTTTATGACAATGTTTTGACGAAAGATAATCCCAACGATTTCATCGCACGTACCGTAAGCGAGCGTTCACTATCGGTGCAAGATATCTGCAACTCTGCTGCAGCACGTGGCGGTGCAGATGTTTCTGCTGCCGCAATGGCGCATGCTGCCGAGCTCTTCCTCAAAGAAATGGCGTACCAGCTCTGCGACGGGTACTCGGTAAACACCGGATATTTTCTGGCAAGCACCACCATCAGAGGCGTATTCGACAGCCCCGCTGAGACATTCAATCCGGATAAGCACAGCATTCTGTTTCAGTTTAATCAGGGCGAGAAGCTGCGGGCAGAGATTCCGGGTATTGAAGTCAACATCCTTGGTGTAGCAGATTCTACCGGTGCTGTACTACAGGTAACCGATGTGAAGACGGGCTCGGTAAACGATCTGCTTACCCCGGGCAGAAACCTCAGAATTGCAGGATCTAAGATAAAAATTGCCGGCGAGAAGACGGGTAACGGCATATTTTTCATCAATACGACAACCCAGAATAGTACTGCTGTTGACCCCAGCGATATCGTTATCAATAATCCTTCGGAGCTGATGATTATCATCCCGGCTTCACTCTCGTCAGGCACCTATAGTCTGGAGGTGGTAACGCAGTTTTCCGGAAGCAGCAATACGCTGAAGGAGAGCAGAACGCTGAGACTTGATAAAGATTTGGTGGTGCTGTAA
- a CDS encoding T9SS type A sorting domain-containing protein, with amino-acid sequence MMLFAQNRATFYFNASYGGKAVGLPEGTYTLSKLNQKGIENNQISSIKVTSGYEVVIFDLDNFDYTGLTKIINSMDVADLNTNYSMHNKMTSVIIRKAPPVATFYYDNNYKGRTVVLPVGEFTLNDLNMYAIGDNQVSSLKVIAGNEAVIFDGDYFDYTGLVKLIKGIISVPDLSTYSMNNKITSVIIRKTPPMAATFYYNNNYTGKAVALPEGEFTLNDLKFYGIDDNQISSVKMNKDIQVTIFNGDNYDVNAHAQSFNGISIPEFDSHMLNNLMTSVIIRKIPAKKAIFYLDFNYKGNPILLPEGCYGRTNLALLGLNRNIEIKSVKTAGMKVTLYEGHHYGGSSKSFSTDKMNLNQIKWKDMTRSVKVFDTKFNSLAGGGLGSGNDEGDEESNNDESEFANRTSTTTDLQLNVYPNPATDFVDIKDSGEIEKVELVNYSGKKENIKVTKSSNNTTRIDLSAVQGGAYLLVGTTKNGKSISKRIMIQNKK; translated from the coding sequence ATGATGCTCTTCGCGCAAAATAGGGCAACATTTTATTTTAACGCTAGTTACGGAGGGAAAGCAGTTGGTCTGCCAGAAGGTACTTATACACTTTCCAAATTGAATCAAAAGGGAATTGAGAACAATCAAATTAGTTCGATTAAGGTAACTTCAGGCTACGAAGTAGTTATCTTTGATTTAGATAATTTTGATTATACTGGCTTGACAAAGATAATTAATAGTATGGATGTGGCAGACTTGAATACCAATTATAGTATGCACAACAAAATGACTTCGGTTATTATCAGAAAAGCACCTCCGGTAGCAACTTTTTATTATGATAATAATTACAAAGGCAGAACCGTTGTTCTACCAGTAGGAGAATTCACCCTCAATGACCTGAATATGTACGCAATAGGGGATAACCAAGTTAGTTCATTAAAAGTAATTGCTGGCAACGAGGCAGTTATTTTTGATGGAGATTATTTTGACTATACTGGCTTAGTAAAATTAATTAAAGGAATAATAAGCGTTCCCGATTTATCTACCTATAGTATGAATAATAAAATAACTTCGGTTATTATCAGAAAAACGCCTCCTATGGCAGCTACGTTTTATTATAATAATAACTACACGGGTAAAGCTGTTGCATTACCAGAAGGTGAATTTACCCTCAATGATCTGAAATTCTACGGAATAGACGATAACCAGATTAGTTCCGTCAAAATGAATAAAGATATTCAGGTAACTATTTTTAATGGCGATAATTATGACGTAAACGCTCATGCACAGTCATTTAATGGTATAAGCATTCCGGAGTTTGATAGCCATATGTTAAATAATTTAATGACTTCGGTTATTATCAGAAAAATTCCTGCTAAAAAAGCGATCTTTTATCTAGATTTTAATTATAAAGGAAATCCTATTTTATTACCGGAAGGATGTTATGGGCGTACCAATCTGGCTCTTCTAGGATTAAATAGAAATATCGAGATAAAATCTGTTAAAACTGCTGGTATGAAAGTTACTTTATATGAAGGACATCATTATGGTGGCAGTTCCAAGTCTTTTAGTACCGATAAAATGAATTTGAATCAAATCAAATGGAAAGACATGACTAGATCTGTAAAAGTATTCGATACTAAATTTAACAGTTTAGCCGGTGGAGGTTTAGGTTCAGGGAATGACGAAGGAGATGAGGAAAGTAATAATGACGAAAGTGAATTTGCAAATAGAACCTCAACAACAACCGATCTTCAATTGAATGTTTATCCAAATCCTGCTACAGATTTTGTGGATATTAAGGATTCTGGCGAAATAGAAAAGGTAGAACTTGTTAACTATTCCGGGAAAAAAGAGAACATAAAAGTTACAAAATCATCAAATAATACAACAAGAATAGATTTGTCTGCAGTACAAGGGGGAGCTTACCTTTTAGTAGGAACAACCAAAAACGGAAAATCAATCTCCAAAAGAATTATGATTCAAAACAAAAAATAA
- a CDS encoding T9SS type A sorting domain-containing protein, producing the protein MKKVNIVLFIFTTMMLFSQNRAKFFRDPNYKGPNISLPEGFYTASDLIIRGIGSNRISSIQVSPGYQVTIFDLDNFAIDFSNVDFAQSINGKNVKDLASLNMDDKTSSIIIRKIPTTKSAFYMDCSYKKGSFSLPEGFYGVNNLRLLGHSSFINQISSVKTNGLEVLMYDKSRYEGYSRYLPNDVACLKSISFDNMTESIIVLGSFFSGLGQNSSLKSKINTGTNEGVNADNDESALEIKSSTTTDLQLNVYPNPATDFVDIKHSGEIEKVELVNYSGKKENIKVTKSSNNTTRIDLSAVQGGAYLLVGTTKNGESISKRIIIQNKK; encoded by the coding sequence ATGAAAAAAGTAAACATCGTTCTATTCATTTTTACAACAATGATGCTCTTCTCGCAAAATAGAGCTAAATTTTTTAGAGACCCAAATTATAAAGGTCCTAATATTTCTTTACCGGAAGGATTTTATACAGCCTCAGATTTGATTATAAGAGGCATCGGAAGTAATCGAATTAGTTCAATTCAAGTATCTCCTGGATACCAAGTAACTATTTTTGATTTAGATAATTTTGCAATAGATTTTTCTAACGTAGATTTTGCACAGTCAATTAATGGAAAAAACGTGAAAGATTTAGCTAGTTTAAATATGGATGACAAAACAAGTTCCATCATTATCAGAAAAATTCCTACTACAAAATCGGCCTTTTATATGGATTGCAGTTATAAAAAAGGTAGCTTCTCATTGCCTGAAGGATTTTATGGCGTAAATAATCTACGTCTTTTGGGACATTCCTCTTTTATAAATCAAATTTCCTCAGTTAAAACAAACGGTTTGGAGGTACTCATGTATGATAAGAGTAGATATGAGGGATACAGCCGATATTTACCCAATGATGTAGCTTGTTTAAAATCAATAAGTTTTGATAATATGACAGAATCAATAATAGTATTGGGTTCATTTTTTAGTGGATTAGGTCAAAATTCGAGCTTAAAGTCAAAAATTAATACAGGAACTAATGAAGGGGTTAATGCAGATAATGATGAGAGTGCGCTTGAAATTAAATCCTCTACAACAACAGATCTTCAATTGAATGTTTATCCAAATCCTGCTACAGATTTTGTGGATATTAAGCATTCTGGCGAAATAGAAAAGGTAGAACTTGTTAACTATTCCGGGAAAAAAGAGAACATAAAAGTTACAAAATCATCAAATAATACAACAAGAATAGATCTGTCTGCAGTACAAGGGGGAGCTTACCTTTTAGTAGGAACAACCAAAAACGGAGAATCAATCTCCAAAAGAATTATAATTCAAAACAAAAAATAA
- a CDS encoding glycosyltransferase — translation MKKRILFRINSMKMGGVPKVLIDVVKNLDKDKFDPFILLDLNQGELRDEIPADIKVFSLAKGREDMHKMQPLLFFSLL, via the coding sequence ATGAAAAAAAGAATTTTGTTTAGAATTAACTCGATGAAAATGGGAGGAGTCCCTAAAGTATTAATTGATGTTGTGAAAAATCTGGATAAGGATAAATTTGATCCTTTTATCCTACTGGATCTTAACCAAGGAGAATTGAGAGATGAAATTCCTGCTGATATAAAAGTTTTTTCTTTGGCGAAAGGTAGAGAAGATATGCATAAAATGCAGCCTCTTCTCTTTTTTAGCTTATTATAA
- a CDS encoding transposase: MKEIHIGKIILQKVQERDIQMTRICNFLHCNVNDVMEMFEQESINTHTLLRWSKLLEFDFFRIYTSHLILFSPCKTNDFTKKRKNTLLEFRKNLYTQEVKDFILEKINNNEMSKNEVMSKYNIPRTTLYTWIKKSVME; encoded by the coding sequence ATGAAAGAAATACATATAGGAAAGATAATCCTACAAAAAGTTCAGGAAAGAGATATTCAAATGACACGGATTTGCAATTTCTTGCATTGTAACGTTAATGATGTAATGGAAATGTTTGAGCAGGAGAGCATTAATACTCATACTTTACTAAGATGGAGTAAACTCTTGGAGTTTGATTTCTTTAGAATTTACACCAGCCATCTAATACTTTTTTCTCCCTGTAAAACAAATGATTTCACAAAGAAGAGGAAAAATACTCTTTTAGAATTTAGAAAAAACCTTTACACACAAGAAGTTAAAGATTTTATTTTAGAAAAAATTAATAATAATGAAATGTCAAAGAATGAGGTAATGTCGAAATACAACATTCCTAGAACAACTCTATATACTTGGATAAAAAAAAGTGTAATGGAATGA
- a CDS encoding helix-turn-helix domain-containing protein produces the protein MKNTNPNYRQIYLDILAARYPEKLNDNTVIAKINSLSTDLDILFLNDLIFGERNPKDEIKNQKLRSYSKESIFKILHYQKQYNLNNSQLSRKFKLSRTTISRWRKIFSF, from the coding sequence ATGAAAAATACAAACCCAAATTACAGACAAATCTACTTAGATATTTTGGCAGCAAGATATCCTGAAAAACTAAATGACAATACTGTTATTGCAAAAATCAATAGTCTTTCTACAGATCTCGATATATTGTTTCTGAACGACCTTATATTTGGCGAAAGAAATCCTAAAGATGAGATTAAAAATCAGAAACTTCGCTCATATAGTAAAGAATCCATATTTAAAATTCTGCATTATCAAAAACAATACAATTTAAATAACAGCCAATTATCAAGAAAATTTAAATTAAGTAGAACTACAATAAGCCGTTGGAGAAAAATATTTTCTTTTTAG
- a CDS encoding DUF4440 domain-containing protein — protein MKNWTSAWRNADAEVFKNIYFENAHIFPPNKPAIQGNKNILDFMKGGLGKVDVIFQPKEQIIKAEMAFEYGDFTDQEINSDKIICIGKYSVTWILEDKVWKILCHTWEMPSKI, from the coding sequence ATGAAAAATTGGACTTCCGCTTGGCGAAATGCCGATGCTGAAGTTTTCAAAAATATATACTTTGAAAATGCACATATTTTTCCGCCCAACAAACCTGCGATTCAGGGAAACAAAAATATTCTTGATTTTATGAAAGGCGGATTAGGCAAAGTAGATGTGATTTTCCAACCAAAGGAACAAATCATCAAGGCAGAAATGGCTTTTGAATATGGCGATTTTACTGATCAGGAAATAAATTCAGACAAAATCATTTGTATAGGAAAGTATTCCGTTACATGGATTTTAGAAGATAAAGTTTGGAAAATCCTTTGTCATACTTGGGAAATGCCATCAAAGATTTAG
- a CDS encoding NADPH-dependent F420 reductase: MNISFIGAGNVASSLGNLFQNAGHTLKYGTQNPKDDQLSIQDACNFGEVVCFAIPFAAMEEVLTKNKEFLKDKIVVDITNAINLEDWSPLFLGENSGGEITAKLLPESKVVKAFNTIFADVMTPEKQKFDDQKLTAFIASDDVEAAEIIKKLADESGFDGLIVGGLKNARHLEAIAHLNIAITLGGGGTDAGFTYFQRKK; this comes from the coding sequence ATGAATATTAGTTTTATAGGAGCCGGAAATGTGGCTTCCAGTTTGGGAAATTTGTTTCAAAATGCAGGACATACCTTAAAATACGGAACTCAAAATCCTAAGGATGATCAATTATCTATTCAAGATGCGTGTAATTTTGGAGAAGTGGTTTGTTTTGCGATTCCGTTTGCTGCGATGGAAGAAGTTTTAACGAAAAATAAAGAATTTTTGAAAGACAAAATCGTGGTCGATATTACCAACGCCATTAATTTGGAAGATTGGTCGCCTTTGTTTTTAGGCGAAAATAGCGGTGGCGAAATAACCGCAAAATTGCTTCCCGAAAGTAAAGTGGTAAAAGCATTCAACACGATTTTTGCCGATGTAATGACTCCTGAAAAGCAAAAATTTGATGACCAAAAACTCACGGCTTTCATTGCTTCTGATGATGTTGAAGCAGCCGAAATCATTAAAAAATTAGCAGATGAATCCGGTTTTGATGGATTGATTGTTGGTGGTCTGAAAAACGCCCGTCATTTGGAAGCAATCGCTCACCTCAATATTGCCATTACTCTTGGTGGCGGCGGAACTGATGCCGGTTTTACTTATTTTCAAAGAAAAAAATAA
- a CDS encoding winged helix-turn-helix transcriptional regulator, whose translation MSRKPSSTNLENEKALENDCPFIFALSLMGKRWKPAILWKMTEGFYRFGEFKREIPQISEKMLTQHLRELEADELITRTIYPEMPPRVEYALTEFGASLEPILKELNLWGVKAKKIKSA comes from the coding sequence ATGAGTAGAAAACCGTCTTCCACCAACCTTGAAAACGAAAAAGCGCTCGAAAACGATTGTCCTTTTATTTTTGCTTTGTCATTGATGGGAAAACGTTGGAAACCCGCCATTCTTTGGAAAATGACCGAAGGTTTTTACCGTTTTGGAGAATTCAAAAGAGAAATTCCGCAAATTTCCGAAAAAATGCTGACCCAACATTTACGGGAGTTAGAAGCAGACGAACTCATCACCAGAACCATCTATCCCGAAATGCCACCTAGAGTAGAATATGCTTTAACCGAATTCGGAGCTTCACTGGAACCTATTTTAAAAGAACTCAATCTTTGGGGCGTAAAAGCGAAGAAAATAAAATCTGCCTAA
- a CDS encoding winged helix-turn-helix transcriptional regulator: protein MVLFLNKFFAEVPPKTEYTITERGKNAVEIIIILRNYGLVLMKDFGIEEK from the coding sequence ATGGTTTTATTTCTAAACAAATTTTTCGCAGAAGTACCACCAAAAACAGAATATACCATTACCGAGCGAGGAAAAAACGCAGTGGAAATCATTATTATTTTAAGAAATTATGGTCTGGTATTGATGAAAGATTTTGGGATAGAGGAAAAATAA
- a CDS encoding type 1 glutamine amidotransferase family protein gives MEKLFVNFYETGKPSATVCHSTSLLLEAKKSNGELLIKDKTWTGFADAEEEFADQAVGMKIQAYRIETEAKKIAGTSSKFRHRLVLMLFKM, from the coding sequence TTGGAAAAACTTTTTGTAAATTTCTATGAAACAGGAAAACCAAGTGCTACAGTTTGTCATTCAACCTCTTTATTGTTAGAAGCAAAGAAATCAAACGGTGAATTATTGATTAAAGATAAAACTTGGACGGGATTTGCTGATGCCGAAGAGGAGTTTGCGGATCAAGCTGTTGGTATGAAAATTCAGGCATATAGAATAGAAACTGAAGCTAAAAAAATTGCTGGAACAAGTTCAAAGTTTCGGCACCGTTTAGTGCTTATGTTATTCAAGATGTAA